From a region of the Arachis ipaensis cultivar K30076 chromosome B09, Araip1.1, whole genome shotgun sequence genome:
- the LOC107618178 gene encoding notchless protein homolog, with translation METETGEKRDTTTINNVMCLLMHPDGAPLGAPMYLPQNAGPQQLQLIVNKILDNEEKLPYAFYISDEELLVPLETYLHKNKVSVEKALPIVCQPQAIFRIRPVNRCSATISGHAEAVLTVAFSPDGRHLASGSGDTTVRLWDLNTQTPLYTCTGHKNWVLCIAWSPDGKYLVSGSKSGELQCWDPETGKLSGNPLSGHKKWITGISWEPVHLSAPCRRFVSASKDGDARIWDVTLRKCVICLTGHTLAITCVKWGGDGMIYTGSQDCTIKVWETTQGKLIRELKGHGHWVNSLALSTEYVLRTGAFDHTGKQYSSPEEMKKVALERYNKMRGNAPERLVSGSDDFTMFLWEPFVSKHPKTRMTGHQQLVNHVYFSPDGQWVASASFDKSVKLWNGTTGKFIAAFRGHVGPVYQISWSADSRLLLSGSKDSTLKVWDIRTRKLKQDLPGHSDEVFSVDWSPDGEKVASGGKDKVLKLWMG, from the exons ATGGAGACAGAGACAGGAGAGAAGAGGGACACCACAACAATCAACAACGTCATGTGCCTCTTGATGCACCCAGATGGAGCTCCCCTTGGTGCTCCCATGTACCTTCCTCAGAATGCTGGTCCACAACAACTTCAACTCATTGTCAATAAGATTCTGGACAAC GAGGAGAAATTACCATATGCTTTCTATATTTCTGATGAAGAGCTCCTTGTGCCACTTGAAACCTACTTGCACAAAAACAAAG tcTCGGTGGAGAAGGCATTGCCTATAGTTTGTCAGCCTCAAGCTATTTTCAGGATTCGCCCTGTTAATCGTTGTTCCGCTACTATTTCTG GTCATGCAGAAGCTGTACTTACAGTTGCTTTCAGTCCTGATGGGAGGCACCTAGCAAGTGGTTCTGGCGACACAACTGTTCGTCTTTGGGACCTTAACACGCAGACACCATTGTACACATGCACAG GGCACAAGAATTGGGTCCTTTGTATTGCGTGGTCACCAGATGGCAAGTATCTTGTGAGTGGGAGCAAGTCTGGAGAACTTCAATGTTGGGATCCAGAAACTGGGAAATTGTCTGGCAATCCATTATCT GGCCACAAGAAATGGATTACTGGGATCTCTTGGGAACCCGTCCATCTTAGTGCTCCTTGCCGTCGTTTTGTAAGTGCCAGCAAAGATGGGGATGCTCGTATATGGGATGTCACATTGAGGAAATGTGTTATATGTCTCACTGGCCACACACTCGCCATAACATGTGTAAAATGGGGTGGAGATGGCATGATTTATACAgg tTCCCAAGACTGTACAATCAAAGTTTGGGAAACTACACAAGGGAAGCTAATTCGTGAATTGAAG GGACATGGGCATTGGGTTAATTCGTTAGCATTGAGCACCGAGTATGTTCTTCGTACTGGAGCTTTTGATCATACTGGGAAACAATACTCATCTCCAGAGGAAATGAAGAAG GTTGCTCTTGAAAGGTATAATAAGATGAGAGGCAATGCCCCTGAAAGGTTAGTTTCTGGATCTGACGATTTTACCATGTTCCTTTGGGAACCATTTGTCAGCAAGCACCCAAAAACTCGTATGACAGGTCATCAGCAG CTTGTGAACCATGTGTATTTTTCACCTGATGGGCAATGGGTGGCAAGTGCATCTTTTGATAAATCCGTGAAGTTATGGAATGGCACAACAGGAAAATTTATAGCAGCTTTCCGTGGTCATGTTGGGCCTGTTTACCAGATCAG CTGGTCTGCGGATAGCAGACTACTTTTAAGTGGCAGCAAAGATTCTACGTTGAAG GTTTGGGATATTCGAACTCGGAAGTTGAAGCAGGATCTTCCTGGCCATTCTGATGAA GTTTTTTCTGTTGACTGGAGTCCAGATGGAGAGAAAGTAGCCTCTGGTGGCAAGGATAAAGTGTTGAAGTTGTGGATGGGCTAA